A single Mangrovimonas sp. YM274 DNA region contains:
- a CDS encoding riboflavin synthase subunit beta, with protein MGIFSLKKNKKFEYTPRYYKGEGSPYELKHKFDDYRQTVGNNRGLKTKVNNAWDDYKNTPDTMGANKRVLIIVGILILIFLFIIDFDLSIFF; from the coding sequence ATGGGAATATTTAGTTTAAAAAAGAACAAGAAATTCGAGTATACACCACGATATTATAAAGGTGAAGGAAGTCCTTATGAACTGAAGCATAAGTTTGATGACTACAGGCAGACCGTAGGCAACAATAGAGGTCTGAAAACAAAAGTCAATAATGCTTGGGATGATTATAAGAACACTCCGGATACTATGGGCGCCAATAAGCGCGTCTTGATTATTGTGGGAATCTTGATTTTGATATTCCTGTTTATCATCGATTTCGATTTGTCTATATTCTTTTAA
- the ribH gene encoding 6,7-dimethyl-8-ribityllumazine synthase, whose product MATTNLSQYDKNTIPNAKDFRFGIVVSEWNDNITEGLAQGAYDTLVEHGTLPENILQWHVPGSYELIYGSKKMQEQKVDAVIAIGSVIQGETKHFDFVCEAVSQGIKDLNVQHDTPVIFCVLTDNTMQQAIDRSGGKHGNKGVEAAVAAIKMAVLRQNA is encoded by the coding sequence ATGGCAACGACAAATTTATCTCAATACGATAAAAACACAATCCCAAACGCGAAAGATTTTCGGTTTGGGATTGTTGTTTCTGAATGGAACGATAACATCACCGAAGGACTGGCTCAAGGGGCTTATGACACTTTGGTAGAACACGGGACGCTTCCCGAAAATATTCTGCAATGGCATGTGCCGGGAAGCTACGAGCTTATTTACGGAAGCAAAAAAATGCAGGAACAAAAAGTAGATGCCGTGATCGCTATTGGTAGTGTGATTCAAGGAGAAACCAAGCATTTTGATTTTGTGTGCGAAGCCGTTTCCCAGGGTATCAAGGATTTGAACGTACAGCACGACACACCAGTGATTTTTTGCGTATTGACAGACAATACCATGCAACAGGCTATAGACCGTTCTGGAGGCAAGCATGGTAACAAAGGGGTGGAAGCCGCTGTGGCAGCCATAAAAATGGCTGTGTTGCGCCAAAACGCTTAG